Proteins encoded in a region of the Paenibacillus thermoaerophilus genome:
- a CDS encoding winged helix-turn-helix transcriptional regulator, giving the protein MNNPDSCKPTCCPKMEQALQLLSKKWAGLIIYSLLSGPKRYKEIADFLPNISDRMLSERFRDLEEAGIVARHVYPEVPVRIEYELTAKGKALEPILRELQQWADEWAQGTPEST; this is encoded by the coding sequence ATGAATAACCCTGACTCCTGCAAACCCACCTGTTGCCCCAAAATGGAACAAGCCCTGCAGCTGCTCAGCAAAAAGTGGGCCGGATTGATCATATATTCGCTGCTCTCCGGACCCAAACGGTACAAGGAGATTGCCGACTTCCTGCCGAACATCAGCGACCGCATGCTGTCCGAACGGTTCCGCGATCTGGAGGAAGCCGGCATCGTGGCGCGCCATGTGTACCCCGAGGTTCCCGTTCGCATCGAATACGAATTGACGGCCAAAGGCAAAGCGCTTGAGCCGATCCTGCGGGAGCTGCAGCAATGGGCCGACGAATGGGCGCAAGGAACACCCGAGTCTACATGA
- a CDS encoding ABC-F family ATP-binding cassette domain-containing protein: protein MSILTVKNLTHGFGDRMIFEDVSFRLLKGEHIGLIGANGEGKSTFMNIITGKLQPDQGSIEWSKRVRVGYLDQHAALQRGMTIRDVLKGAFQYLLDMETRITELYAKMGEADPETTDRLLEEAGELQDILSSSDFYTVDAKVEEIARGLGLADIGLDKDVQDLSGGQRTKVLLAKLLLEKPDILLLDEPTNYLDEQHVNWLRRYLQEYENAFILISHDIPFLNSVVNLIYHMENRQLNRYVGDYDQFRRVYEAQKEQLEAAYKRQQQEIADLKDFVARNKARVSTRNMAMSRQKKLDKMEIIELAKERPKPQFHFQEARTSGKLIFAAHDLVIGYDRPLSRPLHLRMERGQKIALVGANGIGKTTLLRSLIGLQPSLGGRVEQGEYLHIGYFEQEVKQESSRTCIEEIWSEFPSMGQHEVRAALARCGLTTKHIESKIEVLSGGEKAKVRLCKLMNRPSNVLVLDEPTNHLDVDAKEELKRALRAYNGSVLLISHEPEFYRDVVTDIWNGEDWTTRIF from the coding sequence ATGAGCATACTGACCGTCAAAAACTTGACGCACGGCTTCGGCGATCGCATGATCTTCGAAGACGTGTCGTTCCGTCTGTTGAAGGGCGAGCATATCGGCTTGATCGGCGCCAATGGTGAAGGCAAGTCGACGTTTATGAACATCATCACGGGCAAGCTGCAGCCGGACCAAGGCTCGATCGAGTGGTCGAAGCGCGTGCGCGTCGGCTACTTGGACCAACACGCGGCGCTGCAGCGCGGCATGACGATCCGCGACGTGCTGAAGGGTGCTTTTCAATATTTGCTGGACATGGAGACTCGCATCACCGAATTGTACGCGAAGATGGGTGAAGCCGACCCGGAGACGACGGACCGGCTGCTGGAAGAGGCGGGCGAGCTGCAGGATATATTGTCGTCCAGCGACTTCTACACGGTCGACGCCAAGGTCGAAGAGATCGCGCGCGGACTGGGATTGGCCGATATCGGGCTGGACAAGGACGTGCAGGACTTGAGCGGCGGACAGCGGACCAAGGTGCTGCTTGCCAAGCTGCTGCTGGAGAAGCCGGACATCTTGCTGCTGGACGAGCCGACGAACTATCTGGACGAGCAGCATGTCAACTGGCTGAGGCGGTATTTGCAGGAGTACGAGAACGCCTTTATCCTCATCTCCCACGATATCCCGTTCCTGAACAGCGTCGTCAACCTGATTTATCATATGGAAAATCGGCAACTGAACCGGTATGTCGGCGATTACGATCAGTTCCGCCGGGTGTACGAGGCGCAGAAGGAACAACTGGAAGCCGCGTATAAAAGGCAGCAGCAGGAGATCGCCGACCTCAAGGATTTTGTCGCGAGGAACAAGGCTCGCGTCTCCACGCGCAACATGGCGATGTCGCGTCAGAAGAAGCTCGACAAGATGGAGATCATCGAGCTGGCCAAGGAGCGCCCGAAGCCGCAGTTTCATTTTCAGGAGGCGCGTACGTCCGGCAAGCTGATCTTCGCGGCGCACGACCTGGTTATCGGCTACGACCGGCCATTGTCGCGGCCGCTCCATCTGCGGATGGAGCGCGGGCAGAAGATCGCGCTTGTCGGCGCCAACGGCATCGGCAAAACGACGCTGCTTCGCAGCCTGATCGGTCTGCAGCCGTCGCTTGGTGGCCGGGTCGAGCAGGGCGAGTATCTGCATATCGGCTATTTCGAGCAGGAAGTGAAGCAGGAGAGCAGCCGGACTTGCATCGAGGAGATTTGGTCGGAGTTCCCGTCCATGGGGCAGCACGAGGTGCGCGCGGCACTCGCCCGCTGCGGCCTTACGACCAAGCATATCGAGAGCAAAATCGAAGTGCTGAGCGGCGGGGAAAAGGCGAAGGTGCGCCTGTGCAAGCTGATGAACCGGCCGTCCAACGTTCTGGTGCTCGACGAGCCGACCAACCACCTCGACGTCGATGCGAAGGAAGAGCTGAAGCGGGCGCTGCGGGCGTACAACGGCAGCGTGCTGCTGATCAGCCACGAACCGGAATTTTACCGGGACGTCGTGACGGATATTTGGAACGGCGAGGATTGGACGACCCGCATCTTCTGA
- a CDS encoding putative bifunctional diguanylate cyclase/phosphodiesterase has translation MLLTMSVFCMIPLALGFAIVVLFSRSRLARQLCLFLVFLSIWQLDVTVLYAANYLSQTTIEFVFRLLRFGPIFLGPLMYASLMSLSKESAAVQSQRSWALGRSNGLLLAYCVWCLFVYAAGWTDLGVERLELVEAAGRPPYYAPVYGPIQWLFALHLVFLLLVFIQSLIITRHHPNARQRSFIRWFALSLAAVYSTELLNLTNSAELVVSSVAIMLFAIIVFVQFSRIHTLRMQEINAELRDKRQMLRNVIDMNPNHIYAINRDGVLTLANRSFAEFNGYSPRQIVGMPVRDVVRSDGLTFDWQMDEWSRDALQSGDASIQSEDIVYTPQGDKRIMQTVKLPVEFSGVPQWLCISVDITERKQYERTIMQMAYHDSLTELPNRLMFRQRLEALLRHGDGRTAGLLFLDLDRFKWVNDTAGHTTGDMLLRQVAERLREACPSDALVCRLGGDEFIVLASPCGAPRAEEIAGKILEALDKPFRLAEQDYRITSSIGIALHPQDGSDVDTLVKHADSAMYEAKERGKNGYMFFNAELSRRLSRKLDIETSLRRAAEAGELSLFYQPQIRLSDGCCIGMEALMRWSHPVLGQVPPSEFIAVAEETGLILPIGRWALEEACRQMGEWRSSGLAPRRIAVNLSLRQLHDPHLTEWISNLLERYGIDPGALELEVTESTAMSDGDLVVLRMRELKRLGVSLSIDDFGTGYASLSHLSQFPLDRLKIDRSFVRELAVGLNREPIVAAIVAMAGHLQLETIAEGVESDAQADFLRMIGCKEAQGHKYSQPLPAEAATEWLTARIAAEQAAAGADPMDAGASA, from the coding sequence ATGCTCCTAACGATGTCCGTTTTTTGTATGATTCCGCTCGCGCTGGGATTCGCCATCGTCGTTCTGTTCAGCCGGTCCCGCCTCGCCAGACAGCTTTGCCTGTTCCTCGTGTTTTTGTCGATCTGGCAACTGGACGTCACCGTGCTTTACGCGGCCAACTATTTGTCGCAGACGACGATCGAATTTGTGTTCCGTCTGCTCCGCTTCGGTCCGATCTTCCTGGGTCCGCTGATGTACGCAAGCCTGATGAGCCTAAGCAAGGAATCGGCAGCCGTCCAATCCCAGCGGTCTTGGGCTCTCGGCCGATCAAACGGGCTGCTGCTCGCCTATTGCGTCTGGTGCCTGTTCGTGTACGCCGCCGGCTGGACCGATCTCGGCGTGGAGCGTCTCGAACTCGTGGAGGCGGCCGGAAGACCGCCCTATTACGCCCCGGTCTACGGTCCGATTCAATGGCTGTTCGCTCTTCATCTCGTTTTTCTCCTGCTTGTATTCATCCAGAGCCTGATTATTACCCGGCACCACCCGAACGCTCGGCAGCGCTCGTTCATTCGTTGGTTCGCGCTGTCGCTGGCGGCCGTCTACTCCACCGAACTCCTGAATTTGACCAACAGCGCGGAACTCGTCGTCAGCAGCGTGGCGATCATGTTATTCGCCATCATCGTCTTCGTCCAATTCAGCCGCATTCATACGCTGCGCATGCAGGAAATCAACGCCGAGCTCCGGGACAAGCGGCAGATGCTCCGAAATGTGATCGACATGAACCCGAACCATATTTACGCGATCAACCGCGACGGCGTCCTGACGCTGGCGAACCGGTCGTTCGCGGAGTTTAACGGCTACTCCCCCCGGCAAATCGTGGGGATGCCGGTTCGCGACGTCGTTCGCTCGGACGGGCTGACGTTCGATTGGCAGATGGACGAATGGAGCCGGGACGCGCTTCAGAGCGGGGACGCTTCGATTCAGTCCGAAGATATCGTGTACACCCCGCAAGGCGACAAACGCATCATGCAGACCGTCAAGCTGCCGGTCGAATTTTCGGGCGTACCGCAATGGCTGTGCATCTCCGTCGATATTACCGAGCGCAAGCAGTACGAACGCACCATTATGCAGATGGCCTACCACGATTCGCTGACGGAGCTGCCGAACCGGCTGATGTTCCGCCAGCGGCTGGAGGCGCTGCTGCGGCACGGAGACGGCCGGACGGCGGGTCTGCTGTTTCTCGATCTGGACCGGTTCAAGTGGGTCAACGATACCGCGGGCCATACGACGGGAGACATGCTGCTGCGGCAGGTCGCCGAGCGGCTTCGGGAAGCGTGTCCGTCCGACGCTCTGGTCTGCCGGTTAGGCGGCGACGAATTTATCGTTCTGGCGTCGCCTTGCGGCGCGCCGCGAGCCGAAGAGATCGCGGGGAAGATTCTGGAGGCGCTGGACAAGCCCTTCCGGCTGGCGGAGCAAGATTATCGCATCACGTCCAGCATCGGCATCGCCTTGCACCCGCAGGACGGCTCCGACGTCGACACCCTCGTCAAGCACGCGGACAGCGCGATGTACGAGGCGAAGGAACGGGGCAAAAACGGCTACATGTTCTTCAACGCCGAGCTGAGCCGCCGCCTGTCGCGCAAGCTTGATATCGAGACGTCACTGCGCCGCGCCGCCGAAGCCGGCGAACTGTCTTTGTTTTACCAGCCGCAGATTCGCCTCTCGGACGGCTGCTGCATCGGGATGGAAGCCTTGATGCGGTGGAGCCACCCCGTACTGGGACAGGTGCCTCCGTCCGAATTCATCGCCGTTGCCGAAGAAACGGGACTGATCCTGCCGATCGGACGCTGGGCGCTGGAGGAAGCATGCCGGCAGATGGGCGAATGGCGGAGTTCCGGTCTGGCCCCACGCCGCATCGCGGTTAATCTGTCGCTGAGGCAACTGCACGATCCTCATCTGACCGAATGGATCTCCAATCTGTTGGAGCGTTACGGCATCGATCCCGGAGCGCTCGAATTGGAGGTGACGGAGAGCACCGCCATGTCCGACGGCGATCTGGTCGTGCTGCGCATGCGCGAGCTGAAGCGGCTCGGCGTCAGCCTGTCGATCGACGACTTCGGCACCGGATACGCTTCTCTCAGCCACCTCAGCCAATTCCCGCTGGACCGGTTGAAAATAGACCGTTCGTTCGTGCGGGAGCTGGCCGTCGGCTTAAACCGCGAGCCGATCGTGGCGGCGATCGTCGCGATGGCCGGACATCTGCAGCTTGAGACGATCGCCGAAGGCGTCGAATCGGACGCACAAGCCGATTTTCTGCGCATGATCGGCTGCAAGGAGGCCCAAGGCCACAAATACAGCCAGCCTCTGCCGGCGGAGGCGGCTACGGAGTGGCTGACCGCCCGCATCGCCGCCGAGCAAGCCGCAGCGGGCGCGGACCCGATGGATGCGGGAGCGTCCGCGTAA